A window of Campylobacter pinnipediorum subsp. pinnipediorum contains these coding sequences:
- a CDS encoding prepilin-type N-terminal cleavage/methylation domain-containing protein, with translation MKTRGFSLIEVIVSIVIIAITSLSVPVIISVTSEANLRFTIQEMLLNAKTYLNTVLKSQYTCVYIGENPSSPMPRFANNKLGTSEKDPNFSLGSYDFYKKYKLDPHERRIILPATGLPDTDLNNFDEHHDDKCPVSVASSYGIKTIWFYKDIDEVKMSPDSNNDRDFVTEANYKVDVGIKKDPFNDSRYEQKSYDKDLTLVSVDIFDIKPDRFKSEKIRLLAIAANIGDSPIIQTREFK, from the coding sequence GTGAAAACTAGAGGTTTTTCTCTTATAGAGGTTATTGTCTCTATAGTTATTATAGCAATTACCTCTTTGAGTGTTCCTGTGATTATAAGTGTAACCTCAGAAGCCAATCTGAGGTTTACTATTCAAGAGATGTTACTTAATGCTAAGACATATTTAAATACGGTTCTTAAGTCACAATACACCTGTGTTTATATAGGGGAAAATCCTAGCTCACCTATGCCTAGGTTCGCTAATAACAAATTAGGAACATCAGAAAAAGATCCCAATTTTTCTTTAGGAAGTTATGACTTTTATAAGAAATATAAATTAGATCCACACGAGAGAAGGATTATTTTACCCGCTACTGGTTTACCAGATACAGATTTAAATAATTTTGATGAACACCATGATGATAAATGCCCAGTATCTGTCGCATCATCTTATGGCATTAAAACAATTTGGTTTTACAAAGATATTGATGAAGTCAAAATGTCTCCTGATTCAAATAACGATCGTGATTTTGTTACAGAAGCTAATTATAAAGTTGACGTTGGTATTAAAAAAGATCCATTTAATGATAGTCGTTATGAGCAAAAAAGCTATGACAAAGATTTAACACTTGTTTCTGTTGATATATTTGATATAAAACCTGATAGATTCAAATCCGAAAAAATAAGACTTTTAGCTATAGCTGCTAATATAGGAGATTCTCCTATAATTCAAACTAGAGAATTTAAATGA
- a CDS encoding prepilin-type N-terminal cleavage/methylation domain-containing protein, giving the protein MKKAFTLIELILVIVILAIVTGMTLNLVFVIYKNYVQSESISRVGSQADIILDQISKRLEYRIRSSDIARNSSDNSILNLNDSSLDESYDILEFIPYSYEAFDLDVYSGVVDMDASSNLSGIETPGSNLDMSVFNQLSPRNKDKELAMIFRGVSYNVNNSFGYTGTNVDFAKVKFKDLTHFNNDISFVGKQMSEQYYLAHTAYAIVVTKNATSAVSESASNRDFDLVLYYDYRPWLGQQYNQGSSTVLARHVSMFKFKEENGMVFLKLCLRDNQKQRSSLSKSGFDFNVCRTKAVF; this is encoded by the coding sequence ATGAAAAAAGCTTTTACTCTTATAGAACTTATATTGGTTATAGTTATACTTGCTATAGTTACTGGAATGACATTAAATTTAGTTTTTGTAATATATAAAAATTATGTTCAAAGTGAGTCTATCTCTAGGGTGGGATCTCAAGCTGATATTATCTTAGATCAGATATCTAAGAGATTAGAATATAGAATAAGAAGTAGTGATATAGCAAGAAATAGTTCAGATAATAGTATATTAAATTTAAATGATAGTAGCTTGGATGAAAGTTATGATATATTAGAATTTATACCTTATAGCTATGAAGCTTTTGATTTAGATGTTTATAGTGGTGTTGTTGATATGGATGCTAGTAGTAATTTAAGTGGCATAGAAACACCTGGTAGCAATCTTGATATGTCTGTGTTTAATCAACTGTCTCCTAGAAATAAAGATAAAGAGCTAGCAATGATTTTTAGAGGTGTTAGTTATAATGTTAATAACTCTTTTGGTTATACCGGAACTAATGTAGATTTTGCTAAGGTAAAATTTAAAGATTTAACACATTTTAATAATGATATATCATTTGTTGGTAAGCAGATGTCAGAGCAGTATTATTTAGCACATACTGCATATGCTATAGTTGTTACGAAAAATGCTACATCAGCTGTAAGTGAAAGTGCTTCAAATAGGGATTTTGATTTAGTACTTTATTATGATTATAGACCATGGTTAGGACAGCAATATAATCAAGGTAGTTCTACTGTTTTAGCTAGACATGTTAGTATGTTTAAGTTTAAAGAGGAAAATGGAATGGTTTTTTTAAAACTTTGTTTAAGAGATAATCAAAAGCAAAGAAGCTCATTATCTAAGTCTGGATTTGATTTTAACGTATGTAGAACAAAGGCGGTTTTTTAG
- a CDS encoding transporter substrate-binding domain-containing protein has product MKKFLLFLAFAVFFMGCMDEKKEAKVADVNSSKQEVVKLGVSMDYPPFEFIDDNNNPAGFDIELMQAVAKKVGFELELNNISFDGLIPALKAGKIDAIMSAMSATEDRRKSVDFSDTYYSTENLFIRKKGSDVNQNSLVDKQIGVQLGTLQESAAKKIEGAKVIPADNVLSAIMGLKAGKIDVVLIDSSIGYGYLKQNEDLEEFYKVADGSEGFSIAFEKDKKAELIKKINSALKELKDDGTFEKIEEKYNLK; this is encoded by the coding sequence ATGAAAAAATTTTTATTGTTTTTGGCATTTGCTGTATTTTTTATGGGATGCATGGATGAAAAAAAAGAGGCCAAGGTTGCTGATGTCAATTCAAGCAAACAAGAAGTTGTAAAACTTGGTGTGAGTATGGATTATCCACCATTTGAGTTTATAGATGACAATAATAACCCAGCTGGTTTTGATATTGAATTAATGCAAGCTGTTGCTAAAAAAGTAGGGTTTGAATTAGAACTTAACAATATAAGCTTTGATGGTCTTATACCTGCTTTAAAAGCTGGTAAAATTGATGCTATAATGAGTGCTATGAGTGCTACTGAAGATAGAAGAAAATCAGTTGATTTTTCGGATACCTATTACTCAACTGAAAATTTATTTATTAGAAAAAAAGGCTCTGATGTTAATCAGAATAGCCTTGTTGATAAGCAAATAGGTGTTCAGCTTGGAACATTGCAAGAGAGTGCCGCTAAAAAAATTGAAGGTGCAAAAGTAATTCCTGCTGATAATGTTTTAAGCGCTATTATGGGCTTAAAAGCTGGAAAAATAGATGTTGTTTTGATTGATAGTTCTATAGGATATGGATATTTAAAACAAAATGAAGATTTGGAAGAATTTTATAAAGTTGCTGATGGCAGCGAAGGTTTTTCAATAGCTTTTGAGAAAGATAAAAAAGCAGAACTTATCAAAAAAATAAATTCTGCATTAAAAGAGCTTAAAGATGATGGTACTTTTGAGAAAATAGAAGAAAAATATAATTTGAAGTAA
- a CDS encoding histidine triad nucleotide-binding protein: MTIFEKIVAGEIPCNKVLENDKFLAFRDINPKAPIHILIIPKKHYKNIQEMDPALMGEMLSFIQELARFIGVDESGYRLVTNCGENGGQEVMHLHFHMLAGAKLYWDKNPSNPQSTF, from the coding sequence ATGACAATTTTTGAAAAAATAGTAGCCGGAGAAATTCCATGCAACAAAGTTTTAGAAAATGATAAATTCCTTGCTTTTAGAGATATAAATCCAAAAGCCCCTATACACATACTTATAATACCAAAAAAACACTATAAAAACATACAAGAAATGGATCCTGCTTTAATGGGAGAAATGTTAAGTTTTATACAAGAGTTAGCAAGATTTATAGGTGTTGATGAAAGTGGGTATAGACTCGTAACAAACTGTGGGGAAAATGGTGGCCAAGAGGTAATGCACCTACACTTTCACATGTTAGCCGGGGCAAAACTATATTGGGACAAAAATCCATCAAATCCACAATCAACATTTTAA
- a CDS encoding AEC family transporter — MIFVPLFSIFVLMASGFLAKKTGVLEQKNSTIFINFVLCFAIPALIFDKMYHVNIDTTLISIIFIGFISSIISAIIGFFICRFFKFSKATTVSVIMLSLFGNTLFVGMPVARGFFGDDILNEVIFYDQMATSIPISIIGPFILSFGGHDKVSLFKNTMKILKFPPFVALVAGIIFKNISIPDFLFEPLKLFEASITPVGLFAIGVGLGFASIKSSYKSTAVVLFCKMILPVIVFIVISSVIGLDMQDKTWIVGLMQCSMPPMILAGAMIMKAELDSSLAISSIATGVALSFITLPIMYYIFVM; from the coding sequence ATGATTTTTGTTCCTTTGTTTTCTATATTTGTTTTAATGGCATCTGGGTTTTTGGCTAAAAAAACAGGCGTATTAGAACAAAAGAATTCTACTATATTCATAAATTTTGTTTTATGTTTTGCAATACCGGCTTTGATTTTTGATAAGATGTATCATGTTAATATAGATACTACTCTTATTAGCATAATTTTTATAGGTTTTATATCAAGTATAATATCTGCTATTATTGGTTTTTTTATTTGCCGGTTTTTTAAATTTTCAAAAGCAACTACAGTTAGTGTTATTATGCTTAGTCTTTTTGGTAATACTCTTTTTGTTGGTATGCCTGTTGCCAGAGGTTTTTTTGGAGATGATATATTAAACGAAGTTATATTTTATGATCAAATGGCTACAAGCATTCCTATATCTATAATAGGACCTTTTATACTATCTTTCGGTGGTCATGATAAGGTTTCTCTTTTTAAGAACACAATGAAAATTTTAAAGTTTCCACCATTTGTTGCACTTGTGGCTGGAATTATTTTTAAAAATATATCAATTCCAGATTTTTTGTTTGAACCACTAAAATTATTTGAAGCAAGTATTACTCCAGTTGGTCTTTTTGCTATTGGAGTAGGACTTGGTTTTGCTAGTATAAAAAGCTCTTACAAAAGCACAGCAGTAGTTCTCTTTTGTAAAATGATACTTCCTGTTATTGTTTTTATTGTTATATCTAGTGTTATTGGGTTGGATATGCAAGATAAAACTTGGATAGTTGGTCTTATGCAATGTAGTATGCCTCCTATGATCTTGGCTGGTGCTATGATTATGAAAGCAGAACTTGATAGCTCTTTGGCTATATCATCTATAGCTACTGGTGTAGCTTTAAGCTTTATAACTCTTCCTATTATGTATTATATTTTTGTTATGTAG
- the ribD gene encoding bifunctional diaminohydroxyphosphoribosylaminopyrimidine deaminase/5-amino-6-(5-phosphoribosylamino)uracil reductase RibD, producing the protein MSDEFFMDLAIRQAWKYSVLTYPNPSVGCAILDKNGTLLSCQAHKKAGFLHAEPTAILFALFKLNEQIFFDFTKAYYDKFFVKFLSIKELEEYDLESNFTYKFILENHSNLLKDAKAYVTLEPCTHHGKTPPCVNLFIRLKFKDVIISCMDFNDVASGGIELLKQHNINTKVGVCVENGRELIDPFLSWQKGNFSFLKLAISLNGVITGGIISNALSRTHSHKLRDVSELLIIGGNTVRIDRPTLDTRLIQNGKNPDVLIYSRQNDFDKNIPLFGVKDRKVFISNSLENLEKKLVIYEGGAGMLKLAFDGKIPNLKRVLLYKSNELKDGENIKFKNSFRPIFESNFENDNYGWYEINQDLS; encoded by the coding sequence ATATCTGATGAATTTTTTATGGATTTGGCTATAAGACAAGCTTGGAAATACTCTGTTTTAACATATCCAAACCCATCTGTTGGTTGTGCGATTTTAGATAAAAATGGCACATTGCTATCATGTCAAGCTCATAAAAAAGCTGGTTTTTTGCATGCAGAACCAACGGCTATATTGTTTGCTCTTTTTAAATTAAACGAGCAGATATTTTTTGATTTTACAAAGGCTTATTATGATAAGTTTTTTGTTAAGTTTTTAAGTATAAAAGAGCTTGAAGAGTATGATTTGGAGTCAAATTTTACTTATAAATTTATACTTGAAAATCATTCAAATTTATTAAAAGATGCAAAAGCTTATGTAACACTAGAACCATGTACTCATCACGGAAAAACCCCACCTTGTGTCAATTTATTTATTCGGTTAAAATTTAAAGATGTAATTATATCTTGTATGGATTTTAATGATGTAGCTAGTGGCGGGATAGAACTATTAAAACAACACAATATAAATACTAAAGTCGGTGTTTGTGTTGAAAATGGGAGAGAGCTTATTGATCCATTTTTGTCTTGGCAAAAAGGAAATTTTTCATTTTTAAAATTAGCTATCAGTCTAAATGGAGTAATTACTGGAGGAATTATATCCAATGCTTTAAGTAGAACTCACTCTCATAAATTAAGAGATGTTTCCGAGCTTTTAATTATAGGTGGAAATACTGTTAGGATAGATCGTCCTACACTTGATACAAGGCTTATTCAAAATGGAAAAAATCCAGATGTTTTGATATATTCAAGACAAAATGATTTTGATAAAAATATACCTCTTTTTGGTGTTAAAGATAGAAAAGTGTTTATCTCCAACTCTCTTGAAAATTTAGAAAAAAAACTTGTAATATATGAGGGTGGAGCAGGTATGTTAAAACTTGCTTTTGATGGCAAGATACCAAATTTAAAACGGGTTTTGTTATATAAGAGTAATGAGCTTAAAGATGGTGAAAATATAAAATTTAAAAACTCATTTAGACCTATTTTTGAATCAAACTTTGAAAATGACAATTATGGCTGGTATGAGATAAATCAAGATTTAAGCTAA
- the putP gene encoding sodium/proline symporter PutP, which yields MDFSSYLAIAFYFGILLFIGWYSYNKTANMSEYLLDNRQLGPVATALSAGASDMSGWMLLGLPGALYATGLANIWIVIGLCVGAYCNYLFLAKRIRVYTEVASDSITIPDFLENRFKDRTKILRIISGLIILIFFTIYVSSGIIAGGKSFESFFNLPFSLGAFITLFIVVFYTFFGGFKAVCITDVFQGTLMFFVLIAIPVVAYFNIDLSGNKTFITEITSLSKDHLNIFANQSFLGILGLLAWGLGYFGQPHIIVRFMAIRSSKELALARKIGIGWMTLGLLGALMSGLIGYVYFNQNNMALKDPELVFLKLGEILFHPFFVGIILSAVLSAIMSTVSSQLLVSASSITKDFILAFYKKEISADKQVIIGRCAVVGVALIATALAFLSSDTVLGVVGNAWAGFGASFGPVLLFSLYWRKMSALGALAGMIVGGATVILWITLGLSSYIYELLPGFIASSISIVVVSIWGDAIDKMTREPNKNTISDEFDKMKTRL from the coding sequence ATGGATTTTTCATCTTATTTGGCTATCGCATTTTATTTTGGAATATTACTTTTTATAGGCTGGTATTCTTACAACAAAACAGCAAATATGAGCGAGTATTTACTTGACAACAGACAACTAGGTCCGGTTGCAACTGCTTTAAGCGCAGGCGCAAGCGATATGAGTGGATGGATGTTGCTTGGTCTTCCTGGTGCTCTTTATGCAACAGGACTTGCAAATATTTGGATAGTTATAGGACTTTGTGTTGGAGCTTATTGCAATTATTTATTTTTAGCAAAAAGAATAAGAGTTTATACAGAAGTTGCAAGTGATAGCATTACGATACCTGATTTTTTAGAAAATCGTTTCAAAGATAGAACAAAAATACTAAGAATAATTTCTGGACTTATAATACTTATATTTTTTACCATTTATGTATCAAGTGGAATCATAGCCGGTGGAAAAAGTTTTGAAAGTTTTTTCAACCTTCCTTTTAGCCTTGGTGCTTTTATAACTCTTTTTATAGTTGTTTTTTACACCTTTTTTGGTGGTTTTAAAGCGGTTTGCATAACCGATGTATTTCAAGGTACTTTGATGTTTTTTGTTTTGATTGCAATACCGGTAGTAGCTTATTTCAATATAGATTTATCGGGCAATAAAACATTTATAACAGAAATAACAAGTCTTAGCAAAGATCACTTAAATATCTTTGCAAACCAAAGCTTTTTGGGGATTTTAGGTTTATTAGCTTGGGGGCTTGGGTATTTTGGACAACCGCACATAATAGTCAGATTTATGGCTATAAGAAGCTCAAAAGAGTTAGCTTTAGCAAGAAAAATAGGAATCGGATGGATGACATTAGGACTACTTGGAGCACTTATGAGTGGTCTTATAGGATATGTTTATTTTAATCAAAATAATATGGCTTTAAAAGATCCTGAATTAGTATTTTTAAAACTTGGCGAGATATTATTTCATCCATTTTTTGTAGGTATCATACTTTCTGCTGTGCTTTCCGCCATAATGAGCACTGTTTCAAGTCAATTATTAGTGAGTGCTAGTTCTATAACCAAAGATTTTATACTCGCATTTTACAAAAAAGAAATTTCAGCAGATAAACAAGTCATAATAGGAAGATGTGCAGTTGTTGGCGTTGCTCTTATAGCTACGGCTTTAGCTTTTTTATCAAGTGATACTGTGCTTGGAGTTGTAGGAAATGCTTGGGCTGGTTTTGGTGCTAGTTTTGGCCCTGTGCTACTTTTTAGTCTTTATTGGAGAAAAATGAGTGCACTTGGAGCCTTAGCTGGAATGATAGTTGGTGGAGCAACTGTTATATTGTGGATAACACTAGGTCTTAGCTCTTATATATATGAACTACTTCCTGGTTTTATCGCTTCTAGTATAAGTATAGTAGTTGTTAGTATCTGGGGCGATGCGATAGATAAAATGACAAGAGAACCTAATAAAAATACAATATCAGATGAGTTTGATAAAATGAAAACAAGATTATAA
- the hpf gene encoding ribosome hibernation-promoting factor, HPF/YfiA family: MNTSIVGKQLELTDSIKDYIENAFSALCKYQMDIISLRCVVSADEKNGKKGFGVEFAANISHKNTIVIKQKDKDLYAAIDLTLDRMLKVLRREHDKTTTVKGKDEEKIKRMFVNEENTDILDEIVPTELELYKPLEIEEALEKLKNSDMQFLVFNDIDARMRVIYKRTDGKFGLY, encoded by the coding sequence ATGAATACAAGTATTGTAGGTAAACAATTAGAGCTTACTGATTCTATAAAAGACTATATAGAGAATGCTTTTAGTGCACTTTGCAAATACCAGATGGATATAATATCTCTAAGATGTGTTGTATCTGCTGATGAGAAAAATGGAAAAAAAGGCTTTGGCGTAGAGTTTGCTGCAAACATTTCTCATAAAAATACTATTGTTATTAAACAAAAAGATAAAGATTTGTATGCTGCTATAGATCTAACTCTTGATAGAATGCTAAAAGTTCTTAGAAGAGAGCATGATAAAACTACAACCGTAAAAGGCAAAGATGAAGAAAAAATAAAAAGAATGTTTGTAAATGAAGAAAATACAGATATTTTAGATGAGATAGTACCTACCGAGCTAGAGCTTTATAAGCCTCTTGAGATAGAAGAAGCACTTGAAAAACTAAAAAATAGCGATATGCAGTTTTTAGTTTTTAATGATATAGATGCAAGAATGCGTGTTATTTATAAAAGAACAGATGGTAAATTCGGTCTTTACTAA
- a CDS encoding amino acid ABC transporter permease — protein sequence MSKENFFKLLFFVIVAVAGIYYTYPTELNSTQRMAYINSYGVTLGLTAGGISIGIILGFILAFLKFLDIKILNFIIDEYIDILRGTPIIIQLLIFSVVIFATWSDNFYVALIALGLNSSAYVAEIVRSGINSVDKGQMEASRAMGLSYYTSMKEIVFPQATKNILPALANEFISLFKETSVVGYISVVDITMQSKSLQAVFYNPKPILFTGIVYYISIKFFSFLVRKLEERLRQND from the coding sequence TTGTCTAAAGAAAATTTTTTTAAATTACTATTTTTTGTAATAGTAGCTGTTGCTGGTATTTACTATACATACCCCACTGAGCTAAATAGTACCCAGAGAATGGCTTATATCAACAGCTATGGTGTTACATTAGGACTTACTGCTGGTGGTATAAGCATAGGTATTATATTGGGTTTTATACTTGCATTTTTAAAGTTTTTAGATATAAAAATTTTAAATTTCATAATAGATGAATATATAGATATATTAAGAGGCACTCCTATTATCATACAACTTTTGATTTTTTCTGTAGTAATTTTTGCTACTTGGAGCGATAATTTTTATGTGGCGCTTATAGCGCTAGGGCTAAATAGCTCTGCTTATGTTGCTGAGATAGTTAGAAGTGGTATAAATAGTGTAGATAAAGGTCAAATGGAAGCATCAAGAGCAATGGGGCTTAGTTATTATACATCTATGAAAGAGATAGTTTTTCCACAAGCTACAAAAAATATACTTCCAGCTTTAGCTAATGAGTTTATATCTTTATTTAAAGAGACTTCTGTTGTTGGTTATATTAGCGTTGTGGATATAACAATGCAAAGCAAGAGCCTTCAAGCCGTGTTTTATAACCCAAAGCCTATATTATTTACCGGCATAGTTTATTATATTAGTATTAAGTTTTTTTCATTTTTGGTTAGAAAATTAGAAGAGAGATTAAGACAAAATGATTAA
- the thiE gene encoding thiamine phosphate synthase — protein MSEIYALSDDILSPDDIILEHVEDILQSGIKYYQYRCKRFNKNEDIAREILCLCNDYNARFIINDDIVFAKRIGAKSVHIGKKDVNLKDARKFLGKDFFIGVSCYDSLELAKEAVKNGADYIAFGSIFTSLTKPEAGSASLDIITQAKNMFNISVCAIGGINETNISKVSEAKADLIAIVNAIYGPNSIKENILNLQNKIN, from the coding sequence ATGAGTGAAATTTATGCTTTAAGCGATGATATTTTAAGTCCAGATGATATTATTTTAGAGCATGTTGAAGATATATTACAAAGTGGTATTAAGTATTATCAATATCGTTGCAAACGCTTCAATAAAAATGAAGATATAGCACGAGAAATACTTTGTTTATGTAATGATTATAATGCTAGATTTATAATAAATGATGATATAGTTTTTGCAAAAAGAATAGGTGCAAAAAGTGTGCATATAGGCAAAAAAGATGTAAATCTAAAAGATGCCAGAAAATTTTTAGGTAAAGATTTTTTTATAGGTGTTAGTTGCTATGATAGTTTAGAGCTTGCCAAAGAAGCAGTAAAAAATGGAGCTGATTATATTGCATTTGGCTCAATTTTTACAAGTCTTACAAAGCCAGAAGCAGGCTCTGCAAGTCTTGATATAATAACTCAAGCAAAGAATATGTTTAATATCTCCGTATGTGCAATAGGTGGCATAAATGAAACAAATATCAGCAAAGTATCTGAAGCAAAAGCGGATCTTATAGCTATTGTTAATGCAATTTATGGTCCAAATTCTATAAAAGAAAATATATTAAATCTACAAAATAAAATCAATTAA
- a CDS encoding amino acid ABC transporter ATP-binding protein: MIKIRDLNKSYEKLQVLKDINLDIKQGEVIAIIGPSGGGKSTFLRCINRLEEPTSGHIFIDGEDILDKKSNINKIRQKVSMVFQHFNLFANKTVLSNLTLAPIKTGTLSKEEAEKKALELLKSVGLSDKKDVFPHKLSGGQKQRIAIARSLAMNPDVILFDEPTSALDPEMIGEVLDIMQDVASKGLTMLVVTHEMGFARNVANRIFFMDGGVIAVDDTPKNVFENPTHPRLKEFLGKVLNH; encoded by the coding sequence ATGATTAAAATTAGAGATTTAAATAAAAGCTATGAAAAATTACAGGTTTTAAAAGATATAAATTTAGATATAAAGCAAGGTGAAGTTATAGCTATAATAGGTCCTAGTGGTGGTGGTAAAAGCACATTTTTACGTTGTATAAATAGACTTGAAGAGCCAACTAGTGGTCATATATTTATAGATGGTGAAGATATTTTAGACAAAAAATCAAACATTAATAAAATTCGTCAAAAAGTAAGTATGGTATTTCAACATTTTAATCTATTTGCAAACAAAACTGTTTTGTCAAATTTAACATTAGCCCCTATAAAAACTGGAACTTTGTCAAAAGAAGAGGCTGAAAAAAAAGCCTTGGAGCTTTTAAAAAGTGTTGGATTGAGTGATAAAAAAGATGTGTTTCCGCATAAGCTTTCAGGTGGACAAAAACAGCGTATAGCTATAGCTAGATCGCTTGCTATGAATCCTGATGTTATACTTTTTGATGAGCCAACATCGGCTCTTGATCCTGAGATGATAGGTGAGGTTCTTGATATTATGCAAGATGTTGCTTCAAAAGGATTAACAATGCTTGTAGTTACTCATGAGATGGGATTTGCTAGAAATGTTGCAAATCGTATTTTTTTCATGGATGGTGGTGTGATAGCTGTTGACGATACTCCTAAAAATGTTTTTGAAAATCCTACACACCCACGTTTGAAAGAATTTTTAGGAAAAGTCTTAAATCACTAA
- a CDS encoding hydroxymethylpyrimidine/phosphomethylpyrimidine kinase — MKNILIIAGSDSVAGAGAQADIKTCEALGCYGAAAISVLVAENSQNVVSISEVSSEFVDSQIKCIVDELRIDAIKIGMLYNTNIINTVLKWIPIINAPVVLDPVCISKSNIKLIDDNAIDSLKELFKYATIATPNKFEAECIFQNNFNNLLCDIVVKKDVVNGYSVDRLYKKDGGVFDFSTPLIKPELIHGAGCTFSSAIACFLALGFDIQDCVKNAKNYVYNAILNSHDTKFGKTLLRHNFKDFNE, encoded by the coding sequence ATGAAAAATATACTTATAATTGCCGGTTCTGACAGTGTTGCTGGAGCCGGTGCACAAGCTGATATAAAAACATGTGAAGCACTCGGTTGTTACGGTGCTGCTGCTATAAGTGTCTTAGTAGCAGAAAACTCTCAAAATGTTGTTAGTATATCGGAAGTAAGTTCTGAATTTGTTGATTCACAAATCAAATGCATTGTAGATGAACTTAGAATAGATGCTATTAAGATAGGAATGTTATATAATACTAATATAATAAATACTGTATTAAAATGGATTCCAATCATAAATGCTCCGGTTGTATTAGATCCAGTTTGTATCAGCAAGTCAAATATAAAGCTTATAGATGATAATGCTATTGATAGCTTAAAAGAACTTTTTAAATATGCAACTATTGCAACTCCTAATAAATTTGAAGCTGAATGTATTTTTCAAAATAATTTTAACAATCTTTTGTGTGATATAGTAGTTAAAAAAGATGTTGTTAATGGCTATAGTGTCGATAGACTATATAAAAAAGATGGTGGTGTTTTTGATTTTTCAACTCCACTTATTAAACCAGAGCTTATTCATGGTGCTGGTTGTACATTTAGTAGTGCCATAGCCTGCTTTTTAGCTCTTGGATTTGACATTCAAGATTGCGTAAAAAATGCTAAAAATTATGTTTATAATGCTATTTTGAATAGTCATGATACCAAATTTGGTAAAACATTATTAAGACATAATTTTAAGGATTTTAATGAGTGA